A single Eubalaena glacialis isolate mEubGla1 chromosome 18, mEubGla1.1.hap2.+ XY, whole genome shotgun sequence DNA region contains:
- the TMEM150B gene encoding modulator of macroautophagy TMEM150B: MWGYLSLLPAFLAFWATAGIWTVFSLAVANKAVNLTEGFPYISRCGNSPPQSCIFSQVLNLGAALAAWTCILRYQQLRDWGVGKWPNQLILWTGLLCALGTSIVGNFQEKNQRATHLTGAFFAFFVGIFYFWLQLLLFWRMKSLPQPGAPWIGPLRLVLCSICTILTVAMVVLHTWSLRSASAACEWVVAMLLFILFGLFAVDFSGLDGCTLCLQPGPGSLSPPPASPISLKVQL; this comes from the exons ATGTGGGGATACCTGTCCCTGCTGCCTGCCTTCCTGGCATTCTGGGCTACTGCTGGCATCTGGACCGT TTTTTCGCTTGCTGTGGCCAACAAGGCTGTGAACCTCACGGAAGGCTTCCCCTATATCAG TCGATGTGGAAATAGCCCCCCTCAGAGCTGCATCTTCAGCCAGGTGCTCAACTTGGGAGCTGCTTTGG ccgCCTGGACCTGCATTCTCCGTTACCAGCAGCTTCGGGACTGGGGGGTCGGAAAGTGGCCTAACCAGCTGATCCTGTGGACGGGGCTCCTCTGCGCCCTGGGCACCTCCATAGTGGGCAATTTTCAG gaAAAGAACCAGCGGGCCACGCACCTGACGGGGGCCTTCTTCGCCTTCTTCGTGGGAATATTCTACTTCTGGCTGCAGCTCCTTCTCTTCTGGAGGATGAAGAGTCTGCCCCAGCCTGGGGCTCCCTGGATCGGGCCACTCCGTCTGGTCCTCTGCAGCATTTGCACCATCCTCACGGTGGCCA TGGTCGTCCTGCACACCTGGTCACTGCGCTCAGCCTCTGCCGCCTGTGAGTGGGTCGTCGCCATGCTGCTGTTCATCCTCTTTGGCCTCTTTGCGGTGGACTTCTCCGGCCTGGACGGCTGCACCCTGTGCCTCCAGCCGGGCCCTGGCAGCCTGAGCCCCCCGCCGGCCTCCCCCATCTCCCTGAAGGTCCAGCTCTGA